In Ktedonobacteraceae bacterium, a genomic segment contains:
- a CDS encoding FKBP-type peptidyl-prolyl cis-trans isomerase, which produces MTQTVNGRKNNENNSQKQRRPGQRQQERLMRLQRRRRRQQIWTSSIIAIVIIILASIGIWQYNRVQSQQQAASAAATATTTARTKATATAVSARATATSVAIADATAIAQAQSCFVSPPGTTPTSIYSGTATPTAGPSTAPHIVGTPVKLSGGLEYIDIVKGTGATVKKGNTISVEYTGWIASTCKKFDSSYDNKGQAFTTQIGTGQVIPGWDEGLIGMKVGGTRRLLIPASLAYGAQGSPPTIPPNAILIFDVTLLSTK; this is translated from the coding sequence ATGACACAAACCGTAAACGGGCGAAAAAACAATGAAAATAATTCCCAGAAGCAGCGCCGCCCAGGACAGCGCCAGCAGGAGCGCTTAATGCGCCTGCAGCGCCGCCGCCGCCGCCAGCAGATATGGACAAGCTCGATTATCGCAATAGTAATAATTATTCTGGCCAGTATAGGCATCTGGCAGTATAATCGTGTCCAGTCTCAACAACAGGCTGCAAGCGCCGCCGCCACTGCGACTACCACAGCCAGAACAAAAGCCACAGCTACAGCAGTTTCCGCCAGGGCCACAGCAACATCTGTCGCTATAGCGGATGCAACGGCCATTGCCCAGGCCCAAAGCTGTTTTGTCTCGCCTCCAGGTACAACCCCCACTTCTATTTATTCTGGCACCGCAACGCCGACGGCTGGCCCATCTACGGCTCCCCATATTGTCGGCACGCCGGTCAAGTTAAGTGGCGGGCTTGAATATATCGATATCGTTAAAGGAACCGGCGCTACTGTTAAAAAGGGGAACACCATCAGTGTCGAATACACCGGGTGGATTGCCAGCACCTGCAAAAAGTTCGACAGTTCCTATGACAACAAGGGCCAGGCTTTTACAACTCAGATTGGTACAGGCCAGGTCATTCCTGGATGGGATGAGGGCCTGATCGGTATGAAAGTGGGTGGTACGCGACGGCTGCTCATCCCGGCATCACTCGCCTATGGCGCGCAGGGTTCGCCTCCTACCATTCCACCAAATGCTATCCTGATCTTCGATGTAACCTTGCTCAGCACGAAGTAA
- the fgd gene encoding glucose-6-phosphate dehydrogenase (coenzyme-F420) codes for MTTHPLKLGYKASAEQFGPRELLEFTTEAEDYGFDSVWISDHFQPWRYTNGHAPFALSWLGSAAERTKRIMLGTSVLTPTFRYQPAIIAQAFGTLGVMYPGRIILGVGSGESLNEVAVTASEWPSTKERLARLREAVDLIRQLWSDDLVTFDGQYYHTLKAKIYDKPAQPVPLYISAGGPVAAKFAGREGDGFICTSGKGDELYRDQLLPALEEGAKAAGRDPSTIERTIEVKVSFDTDKERAMADTRIWAALALPADEKVNIHDPREMEKKAETVADQAHRRWLVSSDPEEHVEQVGHYIELGFTHLIFHAPGDDQSRFLKLYAQEILPRLRKRWG; via the coding sequence ATGACGACACATCCACTCAAATTAGGCTATAAAGCGTCGGCGGAACAATTTGGTCCGCGCGAACTTTTGGAATTTACGACGGAGGCCGAGGATTACGGGTTTGATAGCGTGTGGATCAGCGATCATTTCCAGCCGTGGCGTTATACGAACGGACACGCGCCTTTCGCGCTTTCGTGGCTGGGGTCGGCGGCGGAACGCACAAAGCGCATCATGCTGGGGACGAGCGTTTTGACGCCCACATTTCGCTACCAGCCGGCCATTATTGCTCAGGCGTTTGGTACGCTGGGAGTGATGTATCCGGGCCGCATTATCCTGGGCGTGGGTTCGGGAGAGTCGCTGAACGAGGTCGCGGTAACCGCCAGCGAATGGCCTTCGACGAAGGAGCGCCTGGCGCGACTGCGCGAGGCGGTTGACCTGATTCGCCAGCTGTGGTCGGATGACCTGGTGACATTTGATGGGCAGTATTATCACACGCTGAAGGCGAAGATTTACGACAAGCCTGCCCAGCCGGTACCTCTCTATATCAGCGCGGGAGGGCCTGTGGCGGCGAAATTCGCGGGGCGCGAAGGAGATGGCTTCATCTGCACATCCGGCAAGGGCGACGAATTGTATCGCGATCAACTGTTGCCAGCCCTGGAAGAGGGCGCGAAGGCCGCGGGCCGCGATCCATCGACGATTGAGCGCACCATCGAGGTGAAAGTCTCGTTCGATACCGACAAGGAACGTGCGATGGCGGATACGCGTATCTGGGCTGCATTGGCATTGCCAGCTGATGAAAAAGTGAATATTCACGATCCACGGGAGATGGAGAAAAAGGCGGAAACGGTCGCGGACCAGGCCCATCGGCGCTGGCTGGTATCCTCTGATCCAGAGGAACACGTGGAGCAGGTGGGACATTATATTGAACTGGGTTTCACGCACCTGATCTTCCACGCGCCGGGCGACGACCAGTCACGGTTTCTGAAGTTATACGCGCAGGAGATTCTGCCGAGGCTGCGCAAACGCTGGGGTTAA
- a CDS encoding PIG-L deacetylase family protein — protein sequence MSQQEQEQVTRAMAVFAHPDDAEFGCGGTIAKWISEGIEFTYVVATDGSKGSSDPEMSPDRLIAMRREEQRRAADVLGVKDIVFLDNPDGYLQHTLELRKAIARAIRQYRPQRLITMTPYRSFSINSSINHPDHLAVGDATLAAVYPTARDRLTFPELMAEGLEPWVVREVYVMGTDAPDTWIDIAQTLEKKIEALLQHTSQIRSPQSLERVRNRASETAQGHDMEYAECFKRFVLG from the coding sequence ATGAGTCAACAAGAGCAAGAGCAGGTTACGCGAGCGATGGCGGTGTTTGCGCATCCCGACGATGCCGAGTTTGGGTGCGGGGGAACAATCGCGAAGTGGATAAGCGAGGGCATTGAGTTTACCTATGTGGTGGCGACCGATGGCAGCAAGGGGTCTTCGGACCCTGAAATGAGTCCTGACCGGTTGATTGCGATGCGGCGCGAGGAACAGCGGCGAGCTGCCGATGTGCTGGGCGTCAAAGATATTGTCTTTCTGGACAATCCGGATGGCTACTTGCAACATACGCTTGAATTGCGCAAGGCAATCGCGAGGGCTATTCGCCAGTACCGGCCACAGCGCCTGATCACCATGACGCCCTACCGTTCTTTCTCGATCAACTCATCGATTAATCATCCAGATCACCTGGCGGTTGGAGACGCCACACTCGCCGCTGTTTATCCGACCGCGCGTGATCGCCTGACCTTTCCTGAATTGATGGCAGAAGGGCTGGAACCGTGGGTGGTCCGCGAGGTGTATGTGATGGGTACGGATGCGCCAGATACCTGGATCGATATTGCGCAGACGCTGGAGAAGAAGATAGAGGCATTGCTGCAACATACCAGCCAGATACGTTCGCCGCAGTCACTTGAGCGGGTACGAAATCGCGCCAGTGAGACGGCGCAGGGGCATGATATGGAGTATGCCGAATGCTTCAAGAGGTTTGTTTTGGGGTAG
- a CDS encoding FAD-dependent oxidoreductase: protein MEQIATPARPLRVAIIGSGPAGFYAAESLLKKRDIALTIDIFNRFPTPFGLVRDGVAPDHQSIKAVIRVFDKLLADPRVRFFGNVTYGVDIHHKELKQFYDQIIYAIGAQADRRMGIPGEDLPNSYPATSFVGWYNGHPDYRDLPIDLSCERAVVVGNGNVAMDVTRILVLSPQVLEKTDIARYALEKLRESKIREVVVLGRRGAAQASFSTPEIKELGKLEGVDVIVDPKNIELDPASQAVIEEDRTARANVEVLHEYATRAEHTAPRRITLRFLASPVEIIGENGRIKALKIEQNELVVDANGALRAKGTGNYEIIEAGLILRSIGYRSLPIEGVPFDTATSTINNIAGRVVQPSSGEVVPGEYVVGWAKRGPTGLIGNNKPDSAATVESMLQDLSKLEGINDEFRDPSRIEAFLRERGIDYVTYQDWKILDQYEVACGSKLGCPRIKVATVQEMLEVIHQGRG from the coding sequence ATGGAACAAATTGCTACTCCAGCGCGACCACTACGCGTTGCTATCATTGGTTCGGGACCGGCCGGTTTTTACGCCGCCGAATCGTTGCTCAAGAAACGTGATATCGCATTGACGATTGATATCTTCAATCGCTTCCCCACTCCTTTCGGGCTGGTTCGCGATGGCGTTGCACCAGATCACCAGTCCATCAAAGCCGTAATCCGCGTATTTGATAAACTGCTGGCTGACCCCCGTGTGCGTTTCTTCGGCAATGTCACTTATGGCGTTGATATCCATCACAAAGAGCTCAAGCAATTCTACGACCAGATCATTTATGCCATTGGTGCCCAGGCCGACCGCCGCATGGGCATCCCCGGCGAAGATCTGCCCAACAGCTATCCCGCTACCTCTTTCGTTGGCTGGTACAATGGGCATCCTGATTATCGCGACCTGCCCATTGACCTCTCATGCGAGCGAGCGGTTGTCGTCGGCAATGGCAACGTGGCGATGGACGTAACGCGCATCCTCGTCTTATCCCCGCAAGTGCTGGAAAAAACTGACATTGCCCGTTACGCCCTTGAAAAACTGCGCGAGAGTAAGATTCGCGAAGTAGTGGTATTGGGACGTCGTGGAGCAGCGCAGGCATCATTTTCAACTCCTGAGATCAAGGAACTGGGCAAGCTGGAAGGCGTAGACGTAATCGTCGACCCCAAAAACATCGAACTCGACCCGGCAAGCCAGGCTGTTATAGAAGAGGATCGCACCGCGAGAGCCAATGTGGAAGTCTTGCATGAGTATGCTACTCGCGCAGAGCATACCGCGCCTCGCCGCATTACCCTGCGCTTCCTGGCCTCGCCGGTTGAAATAATTGGCGAGAATGGGCGTATCAAGGCGCTCAAAATCGAACAAAATGAGCTTGTCGTCGATGCTAACGGCGCTCTGCGTGCAAAAGGAACCGGCAACTATGAAATCATCGAAGCCGGCCTCATATTGCGCTCGATTGGCTATCGCAGTCTGCCAATTGAAGGCGTGCCATTCGATACCGCGACCTCGACCATCAACAACATTGCCGGGCGCGTCGTCCAGCCCAGCTCCGGTGAAGTGGTACCGGGCGAATACGTCGTCGGCTGGGCCAAGCGCGGCCCTACCGGCCTGATCGGCAACAACAAGCCCGACTCGGCTGCCACCGTCGAATCTATGCTCCAGGACCTGTCCAAGCTCGAAGGAATTAACGATGAGTTTCGCGACCCATCAAGGATTGAAGCCTTTTTGCGCGAGCGCGGCATCGACTATGTAACCTACCAGGATTGGAAAATTCTCGACCAGTACGAGGTTGCCTGCGGCTCAAAGCTCGGATGCCCTCGCATCAAAGTCGCAACAGTACAGGAAATGCTGGAAGTTATTCACCAGGGCAGAGGCTAA
- a CDS encoding MFS transporter codes for MKIEPQKHILSVPPSETTPATTSTHTTTPTRRHLGPWGVLRNRNYALLFWGQLISSTGTQMQVVAVSWQVFLLTHSAIALGLIGLVQAIPRLIFSLVGGVFADVFDRRKMLLIVEISLASTSAILALCTIFNVINIAIIYAVVLLAASVSAFEFPTRQAIIPSLVTREQMPDAMSLNSAMMQLTFIIGPTAGGFTIAWLGVANTYWFDVVSYFVVMGSLLLMVVPRIPLEKRTRPGIGALVEGITFLRAHPVILAVLSLDLCATFFGSPRALLPIYASNILHVGPQGLGILLGATSIGAVALVPFSGFIGRIPRQGLGVALAVVVWGIFITAFGIHPGPLWLGVLFLAGAGAADMVSMILRALVVQLTTPDELRGRISAVNAMFVIGGPMLGQVESGLVAGFFTPEFSVISGGVACIVATVAIVALVPSLLRVKVR; via the coding sequence ATGAAAATCGAACCACAAAAGCATATTCTCTCCGTCCCGCCTTCTGAAACCACACCCGCAACCACATCCACTCATACAACAACTCCCACTAGACGACACCTTGGCCCATGGGGTGTCCTGCGCAATCGTAACTATGCGCTCTTATTCTGGGGTCAGTTGATCTCCTCGACCGGAACGCAAATGCAGGTCGTCGCTGTTTCCTGGCAGGTATTTCTCTTAACCCATTCCGCGATCGCCCTCGGCCTGATTGGATTGGTGCAGGCCATCCCTCGCCTGATCTTTTCGTTAGTAGGTGGCGTATTCGCCGACGTATTCGACAGGCGTAAAATGCTCTTGATCGTGGAAATTTCCCTGGCATCCACCTCGGCAATACTCGCTCTCTGCACCATATTCAACGTCATAAACATCGCCATCATTTATGCCGTCGTGCTACTCGCTGCCAGCGTTTCCGCTTTTGAATTCCCAACTCGCCAGGCAATCATACCCAGCCTGGTAACGCGTGAGCAGATGCCCGATGCTATGTCGCTCAACTCCGCCATGATGCAATTGACCTTTATCATCGGCCCAACCGCTGGCGGTTTCACCATTGCCTGGCTCGGAGTCGCCAATACCTACTGGTTCGATGTCGTTTCCTATTTTGTCGTCATGGGATCATTATTACTGATGGTCGTGCCCCGCATCCCGCTCGAAAAACGCACTCGCCCTGGAATAGGCGCGCTTGTAGAGGGCATAACGTTCCTGCGTGCCCACCCGGTCATCCTGGCCGTCCTCTCGCTGGATTTATGCGCCACCTTCTTCGGCTCGCCACGCGCCCTGTTGCCCATCTACGCGAGTAATATCCTGCACGTAGGTCCCCAGGGCCTTGGCATCCTGCTGGGAGCCACCTCTATTGGCGCGGTTGCGCTTGTCCCATTCTCGGGTTTCATCGGCCGCATCCCGCGTCAGGGCTTAGGAGTGGCGCTGGCTGTTGTTGTTTGGGGTATCTTCATCACTGCATTTGGTATTCATCCCGGCCCCCTCTGGCTCGGCGTGCTGTTCCTGGCCGGAGCAGGAGCTGCCGATATGGTCAGCATGATCCTGCGCGCCCTGGTCGTTCAACTGACGACCCCCGATGAGTTACGCGGGCGTATCAGCGCGGTCAATGCCATGTTCGTCATCGGCGGGCCGATGCTGGGGCAGGTTGAATCCGGCCTGGTGGCCGGATTTTTCACCCCTGAATTTTCAGTCATCAGTGGAGGAGTCGCCTGCATCGTGGCTACTGTCGCCATTGTCGCTCTCGTGCCCAGCCTGCTGCGCGTCAAAGTAAGGTAG
- a CDS encoding MoaD/ThiS family protein, translating into MSNGKAMVILRLPSTLGLYSDGKSQLTFQADTIEQLMEELAEQYPRVWEYLCVEQGRLRDHVRMFVNNQLITSLDRLEIALKPGQEIIVLPTNGKN; encoded by the coding sequence ATGAGCAACGGAAAAGCAATGGTTATCTTGCGCCTGCCCTCAACACTAGGCCTCTATAGCGACGGTAAGAGCCAGCTTACCTTCCAGGCGGACACCATCGAGCAGCTTATGGAAGAACTGGCCGAGCAGTATCCGCGCGTCTGGGAATATCTCTGTGTAGAGCAAGGCCGGCTGCGCGATCATGTCAGAATGTTTGTAAACAATCAACTCATAACAAGCCTGGATAGGCTGGAAATAGCGCTCAAACCAGGACAAGAGATCATTGTGCTTCCTACCAACGGAAAGAATTGA
- a CDS encoding ABC transporter ATP-binding protein, giving the protein MKKYNVVAQLNTPEAGKQPGSSQSMTPLLEIDGISFGYDNHPLLYDIHMRVDAGEMVGLLGPNGSGKTTLLRLISGVLRPQQGKILLEGRDLQAWGRRGIARRIAVVPQELHIPFAFTVEEMVSLGRTPFTGLLGTRNKQDINIIQHAMQSTEISALAGRIFNELSGGERQRVAIAMALAQQPSLLLLDEPTSHLDIKYQIEILDLARQLNRHLGVTVIAAMHDLNLAARYFPRLLLFQRGIVADDSPAKVLEPQLLYRVYGVNVQVGILRGATHLSVLPPGEETRVIEQKKPARPRIHLMAGGGSGELLMRALADAHIPFTAGALNIGDSDHALALRLAGEVITEQPYAPISIAALEQVRASLTRASLLILCPMPIGPGNLVLLQEAASAAKRGVAVLLFAPGSTASQLATEEPQTISDRLLQRTGIATRDYTNGEGVKLVREMLQAGARVVDSLGEVIEIARDSSLRSA; this is encoded by the coding sequence GTGAAAAAATACAATGTAGTAGCGCAGCTCAATACGCCTGAAGCCGGGAAGCAACCAGGTAGTTCGCAATCCATGACTCCTCTTCTGGAAATCGACGGCATCTCCTTCGGCTATGACAATCACCCGCTGCTCTACGATATTCATATGCGCGTGGATGCAGGCGAAATGGTCGGTCTGCTGGGACCAAATGGCTCCGGCAAAACTACCCTGTTGCGCCTGATAAGTGGAGTTTTGCGTCCCCAGCAGGGCAAGATACTATTGGAAGGGCGCGACCTGCAAGCGTGGGGACGACGTGGCATCGCCCGTCGCATCGCGGTCGTTCCCCAGGAATTACACATCCCATTCGCCTTTACTGTAGAGGAGATGGTAAGCCTGGGGCGCACTCCATTTACCGGCCTCCTGGGTACCAGAAACAAGCAAGATATCAACATCATACAGCATGCCATGCAATCCACAGAAATCTCTGCTCTTGCCGGGCGTATCTTCAATGAATTGAGCGGGGGCGAGCGCCAGCGGGTCGCAATAGCTATGGCGCTCGCCCAGCAGCCCTCACTGTTGCTCCTCGATGAGCCCACCTCGCATCTTGACATAAAATATCAGATCGAAATCCTGGATCTGGCGCGGCAATTGAATCGCCACCTGGGTGTGACCGTCATTGCCGCCATGCATGATCTCAACCTGGCGGCCCGCTATTTCCCGCGCCTGCTCCTATTCCAGCGCGGTATCGTAGCGGATGACAGCCCGGCGAAAGTACTGGAGCCACAACTGCTGTACCGTGTGTATGGCGTCAATGTGCAGGTCGGGATATTGCGCGGAGCGACACATCTGAGCGTCCTGCCTCCTGGCGAAGAAACGCGGGTCATAGAACAAAAGAAACCAGCCCGACCGCGGATACATCTCATGGCCGGTGGCGGGTCCGGCGAATTGCTGATGCGCGCCCTCGCCGATGCCCATATCCCATTCACTGCGGGGGCCCTCAATATTGGCGATAGCGATCACGCTCTTGCGCTACGCCTTGCCGGTGAAGTAATCACAGAACAACCATATGCACCTATCTCAATCGCCGCTTTAGAGCAAGTGCGTGCAAGCCTGACGCGCGCTTCATTGCTGATCCTCTGTCCCATGCCGATTGGCCCGGGCAATCTTGTGTTGTTGCAAGAGGCCGCTTCAGCCGCGAAACGAGGGGTAGCCGTCTTATTGTTTGCTCCCGGCTCAACTGCTTCCCAGCTTGCCACAGAAGAACCTCAAACCATCAGTGACAGGCTGTTACAGCGTACCGGAATAGCCACGCGCGACTATACCAATGGGGAAGGGGTGAAGCTGGTTCGTGAGATGCTGCAAGCAGGGGCCAGAGTAGTCGACTCGCTTGGAGAAGTCATAGAAATTGCCAGGGATTCTTCGCTGCGCTCAGCATGA
- a CDS encoding iron ABC transporter permease, translating to MSRRINQIAAPKPQLKQLQGGVRALPAPLLLLLLSAILLFVILLGISFGSTPIPLGTIIEVLLNGTQLFHFAQPWYPTGVIVWQVRMPGVFGAALVGAALGVAGVLFQGMLRNPLADPFLIGTSSGAALGAAIAFVLPLDTVFGSFFPLTPLLAFVGAMFTVLLVYTIARVGSYTPVVTLLLAGVVINAVLVAFQTLILELSPHAAFGIQALFNWLSGGIAVYSWSPVLIVGAIIIAGILCSLLLANVLDAFGLGEESAANLGLHVERSKLIIIIVGSLLTAAAVSISGLIGFVGLVTPHAMRMLLGPRHRLLLPASALGGAIFLTLADLLARVIIAPSVLPVGIFTALVGAPFFLLLLRNNKREYRW from the coding sequence ATGTCTCGGAGAATTAACCAGATAGCGGCACCCAAACCTCAACTGAAGCAACTGCAAGGAGGCGTGAGAGCGCTACCTGCCCCATTGCTCCTCTTGCTCTTGAGCGCCATCTTGCTTTTCGTCATCCTGCTAGGCATAAGTTTCGGCTCAACACCCATTCCTCTCGGTACCATCATCGAAGTGCTGCTGAACGGCACGCAACTGTTCCATTTCGCGCAGCCATGGTACCCAACGGGCGTGATCGTGTGGCAGGTACGCATGCCGGGAGTATTCGGAGCCGCGCTCGTCGGAGCCGCGCTGGGTGTGGCAGGCGTTCTCTTCCAGGGTATGCTGCGCAATCCCCTGGCCGATCCATTCTTGATCGGCACCTCGTCTGGCGCTGCTCTTGGTGCTGCCATCGCCTTTGTATTGCCGCTCGATACCGTTTTCGGCTCCTTCTTTCCTCTGACTCCCTTGCTTGCATTCGTTGGCGCAATGTTCACTGTTCTGCTCGTGTATACCATCGCTCGCGTCGGCAGCTATACGCCGGTTGTCACATTGCTGCTGGCTGGCGTCGTTATAAACGCGGTGCTGGTCGCATTTCAAACGCTGATTCTAGAACTCAGCCCGCATGCGGCGTTTGGCATTCAAGCCTTATTCAACTGGCTCTCAGGCGGCATCGCCGTCTATAGCTGGTCACCGGTCTTGATCGTTGGCGCCATCATTATTGCCGGCATACTCTGTTCGCTATTGCTCGCGAACGTGCTGGATGCCTTCGGACTGGGCGAGGAAAGCGCCGCCAACCTTGGCCTGCACGTAGAACGCTCCAAACTCATCATCATCATCGTAGGTTCGCTTTTGACTGCCGCTGCCGTCTCGATCAGCGGGCTAATCGGCTTTGTTGGGCTGGTAACTCCCCATGCCATGCGTATGCTATTAGGTCCCCGCCATCGCCTGCTGCTGCCTGCCTCTGCGCTCGGGGGGGCCATCTTTCTCACCCTGGCCGACTTGCTGGCACGAGTCATCATCGCGCCTTCTGTACTGCCCGTCGGTATCTTCACCGCGCTCGTTGGTGCCCCATTCTTCCTGCTACTTTTGCGAAATAACAAGAGGGAGTACCGCTGGTGA
- a CDS encoding flavin reductase family protein, producing the protein MAIEKDFFRQVMGQFATGVTVATTCEHGRAAGLTVNSFTSVSLDPPLVLICVDLRSNVLPHFRESGVFAVNILTNRQEALSRCFATMSEERYENFCHASYHVAATGAPIIDGVLAFIDARIIAEYPGGDHAIFLGQVEAMGTDGEVVFATEPGKRSSTLTEYLPKGSSEIDILEAKKARMPLAYYRGQYRHLSRDYQRPSLAAYYDEDFE; encoded by the coding sequence ATGGCTATTGAAAAGGATTTTTTCCGGCAGGTGATGGGTCAGTTTGCGACGGGCGTCACGGTCGCAACCACCTGTGAGCATGGTCGTGCCGCGGGCTTGACGGTGAATTCGTTCACCTCGGTATCGCTTGACCCACCGCTGGTCTTAATCTGCGTCGATTTGCGCAGCAATGTCTTGCCCCATTTTCGTGAAAGTGGCGTTTTCGCGGTGAATATTCTCACCAATCGACAGGAAGCGCTCTCACGCTGCTTTGCCACCATGTCTGAAGAACGTTATGAGAACTTTTGTCACGCCAGCTATCACGTGGCCGCGACAGGTGCCCCTATCATCGACGGTGTGCTGGCATTCATCGACGCGCGCATCATCGCGGAGTATCCTGGCGGAGATCACGCTATCTTTCTAGGGCAGGTGGAAGCGATGGGCACCGATGGCGAGGTCGTATTTGCCACTGAACCTGGCAAGCGGAGTTCTACATTAACCGAATATTTGCCAAAGGGGAGCAGTGAAATAGATATCCTGGAGGCTAAAAAAGCTCGCATGCCCCTGGCCTATTATCGCGGGCAGTACCGTCACCTCTCAAGGGATTATCAACGACCTAGCCTGGCGGCCTATTATGACGAAGATTTCGAATGA
- a CDS encoding uracil-DNA glycosylase family protein: MTKISNDEQGVKRAEAIGALQERIRACRLCQERGYIREAHPIVSGRASDRILVIGQAPGHRSIAKDLPFSGPGGRILQKWLEQAGFPPGYLHDHTYLSSLTRCDPGRNPRGNGDRRPSPQEVALCRPFLDAELELLHPKVVLLVGTMAIETFFGKGRLEDIIGTFKERDGMLFLPLPHPSGVSRWLNEPEHMELLRKALRILAEWRVKYEL, from the coding sequence ATGACGAAGATTTCGAATGACGAGCAGGGAGTAAAGCGGGCAGAGGCTATCGGCGCATTGCAGGAGCGCATTCGTGCCTGCAGGCTCTGCCAGGAGCGTGGCTATATTCGCGAGGCCCATCCTATTGTCAGTGGGCGAGCAAGCGACCGTATTCTGGTGATTGGACAGGCGCCCGGCCATCGTTCTATTGCCAAAGACCTTCCATTCAGCGGGCCGGGAGGCCGCATTTTGCAGAAATGGCTTGAGCAAGCGGGCTTTCCGCCCGGCTACCTGCACGATCACACATATCTCAGTTCGCTCACGCGCTGCGACCCCGGACGTAACCCGCGCGGCAATGGAGACCGCCGTCCTTCCCCACAAGAAGTCGCCCTCTGCCGGCCATTTCTGGATGCGGAATTAGAGCTGCTACACCCAAAGGTTGTGTTGCTCGTAGGAACAATGGCTATCGAGACATTTTTCGGTAAAGGACGGCTGGAAGACATCATCGGCACGTTCAAGGAACGAGATGGAATGCTATTCTTGCCGCTGCCTCATCCTTCCGGCGTAAGCAGGTGGCTAAATGAGCCGGAACATATGGAATTGTTGAGGAAAGCCTTGCGGATTCTGGCCGAGTGGCGGGTAAAGTATGAGCTATGA
- a CDS encoding iron-sulfur cluster assembly scaffold protein, translating to MDRQEAIEFLVDHYENPRNYGPLEHADVSLTGGNPGCADIITMHARFDKNGKLEAVNWEGEGCTISSAAASYVTELTQGMTAEEVENMSFEDLIEQLGRELVMTRPTCATLALGTLKKGVHEYRMHEKAKETKHTS from the coding sequence ATGGACCGGCAAGAAGCTATCGAATTTTTAGTAGATCACTATGAAAACCCGCGTAATTACGGGCCGCTGGAGCACGCCGATGTAAGCCTCACCGGTGGCAATCCCGGGTGTGCCGATATCATCACCATGCATGCTCGCTTCGACAAGAATGGCAAGCTCGAAGCCGTCAACTGGGAGGGCGAAGGCTGCACCATCAGCAGCGCCGCCGCATCCTACGTAACCGAACTCACACAGGGCATGACCGCGGAAGAAGTCGAAAATATGAGCTTTGAGGACCTCATAGAGCAACTTGGCCGCGAACTCGTCATGACCCGCCCAACCTGCGCAACTCTGGCGCTCGGCACCCTGAAAAAAGGCGTACATGAGTATCGCATGCACGAAAAGGCCAAAGAAACGAAACACACCAGTTAA
- a CDS encoding sulfurtransferase, which translates to MAETQAALSSANSTSGYAHPEALVETGWVAEHLNDPNIRLIEADEDVLLYELGHIPGAVKLDWHVDVQDPVSRDFIDQQGFEKLMSRWGISNDTTIILYGDRNNWYATYSYWLFTMYGHKNMKIMNGGRSKWEAEGRPFSKEVPHYAPATYHAQPVDESIRAFRDDVMMGLHDPNRRLIDVRSPQEYTGELLHMVNYPQEGAQRGGHIPTAKNIPWATAANSDGTFKSAEELRQIYGGKDIKPENDVVSYCRIGERSAHTWFVLTRLLGYPRVRNYDGSWTEWGNLVRAPIEKP; encoded by the coding sequence ATGGCAGAAACACAAGCAGCTCTATCGAGCGCGAATTCTACATCCGGCTACGCTCATCCAGAGGCCCTGGTAGAAACAGGTTGGGTGGCAGAACACCTTAATGATCCCAATATCCGCCTGATCGAGGCCGATGAAGACGTATTGCTCTACGAATTAGGCCATATTCCAGGTGCCGTCAAACTCGACTGGCATGTCGATGTGCAGGACCCGGTCAGCCGTGATTTCATCGACCAGCAGGGTTTCGAGAAGCTGATGAGCCGCTGGGGCATCAGCAACGATACGACAATCATTCTCTATGGTGATCGCAACAACTGGTACGCCACCTATTCATACTGGCTTTTCACCATGTATGGTCACAAAAACATGAAGATCATGAACGGTGGTCGCTCCAAGTGGGAGGCAGAGGGTCGCCCGTTCAGCAAGGAAGTGCCACATTACGCACCCGCTACCTATCATGCGCAGCCCGTGGATGAATCAATACGTGCTTTCCGCGACGATGTCATGATGGGATTGCATGACCCCAATCGTCGTCTGATCGACGTACGCTCCCCACAGGAATATACCGGCGAACTACTGCACATGGTGAACTATCCGCAGGAAGGAGCGCAGCGCGGCGGTCATATTCCCACTGCCAAAAACATACCCTGGGCCACCGCCGCCAATTCTGACGGCACCTTCAAGTCAGCGGAGGAACTGCGCCAGATCTACGGCGGTAAGGATATCAAACCCGAAAATGATGTCGTCTCTTATTGTCGTATTGGCGAGCGTTCCGCGCATACCTGGTTCGTTCTGACTCGTCTACTCGGCTATCCACGTGTCCGTAATTATGACGGCTCCTGGACAGAATGGGGCAACCTTGTACGCGCCCCCATCGAGAAACCGTAA